In the Desulfatiglans anilini DSM 4660 genome, one interval contains:
- the greA gene encoding transcription elongation factor GreA: MEKVPFTKEGLAKLKQELTHLVNVERPQNIRAIAEARSHGDLSENAEYHAAKEKQSFLEGKINELTDVIAKAEVISADSHSGDRVVFGNAVLLYNLQTDEEIRYQLVGPYESDPENGRISVTSPLGQALIGKRIGDEIRVQVPRGVQEYEILEIS, translated from the coding sequence ATGGAGAAAGTTCCCTTTACCAAAGAAGGCCTGGCCAAACTGAAACAGGAGTTGACGCATCTCGTCAATGTAGAGCGCCCTCAGAATATCCGCGCCATAGCAGAAGCCCGGAGCCACGGTGACCTGAGTGAAAATGCTGAATATCACGCCGCAAAAGAGAAACAGTCCTTTCTGGAGGGGAAGATCAACGAACTGACCGATGTCATCGCCAAGGCGGAAGTCATTTCTGCAGACAGCCATTCGGGTGACCGGGTCGTCTTCGGCAACGCTGTGCTGCTTTACAACCTGCAAACCGATGAAGAAATCCGGTACCAGTTGGTCGGCCCATACGAATCGGATCCTGAAAATGGTCGTATTTCCGTCACCTCGCCGCTCGGCCAGGCGCTGATCGGCAAGCGCATCGGCGACGAGATCCGCGTTCAGGTCCCTCGGGGTGTCCAGGAATACGAGATCTTGGAGATATCCTGA
- the bioB gene encoding biotin synthase BioB, whose translation MQTRQSIDLAERILAGENPGPEAYQALAASPDEEVMHVLPGADILREKHSGRTVHLCTILNAKSGRCSEDCAFCAQSAFARTSAPVYPFVGKEHVQASARQVARTPVHRFSIVTSGKRLSKAELSSLCEGLSELGGNRLRFCASLGTLDREDCAKLKQAGVSRYHHNLESSESFYNQICTTHSFRERFQTIQVAKEAGLSVCAGGLFGIGETDQQVLELALTLKALNVDAVPLNFLTPIPGTRLQDAHHLTPLRCLKIIAIFRYVLPDKEILICGGREANLQDLHPLIFHAGASGIMTGNYLTTKGRTLEQDLSLLDQLKFTVRA comes from the coding sequence ATGCAAACACGACAGTCGATCGATTTGGCGGAGCGGATCCTTGCAGGGGAGAACCCGGGGCCCGAAGCCTACCAGGCCTTGGCGGCCTCGCCCGATGAAGAGGTCATGCATGTTTTGCCAGGGGCGGATATTCTCCGTGAGAAGCACTCGGGGCGTACGGTCCATTTGTGTACGATCCTGAATGCCAAATCAGGGAGATGTTCGGAAGACTGCGCCTTCTGCGCACAATCGGCCTTCGCGCGGACCTCGGCGCCGGTCTATCCGTTTGTGGGGAAGGAACATGTCCAAGCGTCGGCCCGGCAGGTGGCTCGAACTCCGGTCCACCGATTTTCCATCGTGACGAGCGGCAAGCGTCTCTCAAAGGCCGAACTAAGCTCTCTTTGCGAGGGGTTGAGCGAGCTTGGCGGGAATCGCCTGCGGTTTTGCGCCTCCCTCGGCACGCTGGACCGTGAAGATTGTGCAAAGCTCAAACAGGCCGGTGTCAGCCGGTATCATCACAATCTCGAGTCCAGTGAAAGCTTTTACAACCAGATTTGCACGACCCATTCCTTCCGCGAGCGCTTCCAAACCATTCAGGTCGCCAAAGAGGCCGGGCTTTCTGTTTGCGCCGGCGGGCTTTTCGGAATCGGGGAAACCGATCAGCAGGTGCTCGAACTGGCGCTTACCTTGAAGGCCCTGAATGTGGATGCCGTTCCCCTCAATTTCCTGACACCCATCCCCGGCACCCGGCTCCAGGATGCTCACCATCTGACGCCCCTGCGCTGCCTGAAGATCATTGCCATTTTTCGGTATGTCCTGCCGGACAAGGAGATCCTCATCTGCGGCGGGCGCGAGGCGAACCTGCAGGACCTCCATCCCCTGATCTTTCATGCCGGAGCGAGCGGGATCATGACCGGGAATTACCTGACAACCAAAGGACGGACGCTCGAACAGGATCTCAGCCTTCTGGACCAGCTCAAGTTCACGGTCCGCGCCTAA